The DNA segment TAAAACAACTGATCGGGAAGGGCCACAATGGCTTCCAGCAGATCATGTTCGATGATGTATTTGCGTATTTCGCTCTCGCCGCTGCCGGCACCGCCGGTAAACAGGGGCGAGCCGTTAAACACAATGCCAATGCGCGAACCGCCTTCGGCCACCGGTTTCATTTTATGAATCATGTGCAGCAGAAACAGCAGTGAACCATCGTTGATACGCGGCAGCCCCGGCCCGAAACGTCCGGCAAAACCCAGCTTTTTATGCTCGTCTTCAATTTGTTTCTGCACTTTCTTCCACTCCACCCCGAAAGGCGGATTGGCCAGCATATAATCAAACGTTTTACCGCCAAGTCCGTCGGCCGAGAGGGTGTTGCCCAATTTTATATTGTCGGTGTCCTGCCCTTTAATGAGCATATCGGCCATGCAAATGGCATACGACTCGGGGTTAAGCTCCTGCCCGAACAGACCGAGTTTGGCGTGTGCGTTAAACTGCCTGATGAAGCGTTCGCCTTCCGAAAGCATACCGCCGGTTCCGCAGGTGGGGTCGTAAAGTGTGCGGATAATGTCTTTTTTATGCAGCACTTCGTTATCGGGCACAAAAAGCAGTTTCACCATGAGCTCAATGACTTCGCGCGGGGTGAAATGTTCGCCGGCCGTTTCGTTTGAAACTTCGGCAAACTTGCGGATGAGTTCTTCGAAGATGTAGCCCATTTCGAGGCCGGAAGTCTGCGCTAAGTCGATTTTAGCAAACCGTTCGACAACCGGATAAAGCAGTTCGGCTTTGTCAAGGCGCTCAATCTGTGCTTCAAAATTGAAATGTTCTACAATATCGCGCACGCTTTTGGAGAAGCTGTTCAGGTAGCTGCGCAGGTTTTCGGCCAGCTGTCCGGGTTCGTTGGTGAGCTTCTGAAAGTCGTATGGCGAACGGTTATGAAACTTATAGCCCGAAATTTTATTGAGCGCAAGATCAAGCAGCTCGTCGGATTTGGTTTTTACTTTGGGCGCCTGCGCAAGTACATCCTTTTTGGTAGCAGCCAGCACGGAGTCGAGCCGGCGCAAAACGGTAAAGGGAAGAATTACTTTGCCATAATCGGCCTGTTTGTAATCGCCTCTGAGCAGGTCGGCCACACTCCAGATGAAATTGGCTTTTTCGCGGAAACCGGAATTGGTCATAGAAATCGGGTAACGATGTTGGAAATTTTGATGTGTTAAAGATCGTATTTCCGGCGAAATAAAGCCATTGAGGTGTCGAAAATTAAATATAGTTGTGACTGAACTGAAAACAGAACCGGAAAAATGAAAACCAATATTGTAATATCCCGACATCCGGGGAGAAACAACCCGTTCATTTCACGATCAGCGAAAACAAGTAAATACGTACATTCGTACTCGTATAACCCAATCTGACGAGACCGCCGTATGGCCCGCATTGTAACTACCAAAGGAATTTCTGCCGCTATTTCCGATATTATTTCCAGGGCCACCGAACGTGTGGTCATTATTTCGCCGTACATACAACTGAGTCCGGTATTTGAGGAACGTATGGTTGCAGCCGGACAACGCGGTGTAAAACTGGTGGTGGTGTGTCGCGAG comes from the Bacteroidota bacterium genome and includes:
- a CDS encoding SAM-dependent DNA methyltransferase, which gives rise to MTNSGFREKANFIWSVADLLRGDYKQADYGKVILPFTVLRRLDSVLAATKKDVLAQAPKVKTKSDELLDLALNKISGYKFHNRSPYDFQKLTNEPGQLAENLRSYLNSFSKSVRDIVEHFNFEAQIERLDKAELLYPVVERFAKIDLAQTSGLEMGYIFEELIRKFAEVSNETAGEHFTPREVIELMVKLLFVPDNEVLHKKDIIRTLYDPTCGTGGMLSEGERFIRQFNAHAKLGLFGQELNPESYAICMADMLIKGQDTDNIKLGNTLSADGLGGKTFDYMLANPPFGVEWKKVQKQIEDEHKKLGFAGRFGPGLPRINDGSLLFLLHMIHKMKPVAEGGSRIGIVFNGSPLFTGGAGSGESEIRKYIIEHDLLEAIVALPDQLFYNTGISTYVWILSNHKEKKRKGKIQLLNAASFSSKMSKSLGSKRNEISPTQIEKIVRIYGQFKEGEHVKIFDKEFFGYSRITVERPERDAKGRVVTDKKGEPKPDASLRDFENVPLTDDIETYFKREVLPHVPDAWIDEKKTKTGYEINFTKYFYTYKPLRSLAEIRADILALEKETEGLMHKALEL